The DNA sequence aaatatatatatatatatatatatataaagtagcaaatgagatttttttgacaagaggaaCAGACAGCTTGAAGGCTCTGCTAAACCGTCAGGGGCATGCGCAAGCCTCGGTGGAGTAAGTGGGGGCGGGACTTACTCGCACATGGATGCTGGGACCTCCGCACACAACCACTGCTTACATCTCCCAAAAATATGCcttcagccgagaatcgaactctcaacACTCAATAAAGAGCTTTATTGATGACCCATATACCAATAAACCATTTAGTTGTTGacaacaaataaatgagagCATCGATCTAGAACACCAGTCCCTTTATAAAGAATGTGCCGTGTGTGAGTTTCATGGATGAAGTTATCATTGATTCATTATGTACAGATAAACAATTTTGATTTTTCCCCTATTTTTCTGAGGGTATACAtgtaatttcaaattcaaaacttcttcattttccgtTTTCTTGGAAACGTTTTCTCAATTTCGTTTCCAATTGCAAATGCGTGATCTTGTTTCGTTTCTCACCCGCCGAGCTTTCTCTTCCCTTCGCTGAAGCTCTCCTTCACTAGATTAATGGCGGAACTCCACtgaaaaaaccctaatttttttgcTTCAATCCCAAGCACGATCTCCACCAAACCATGATGTCAACTCTCTCCAACTCCCTCTTGTTCCTGCCCCCCAATTTTCAACGCATTCCACCAACTCCCCATGTCTCCATCGTCAATTTTCATTCTAGGGTTAGGTCTAGATCAAGACAACCCAAAACCCTCGTCTTCTGCAGCACCACCAGCAGCGAAAAGCCTGCTCCTTCCAACCCCACCATGGGCTCTGATGTTGAAGCTGTGCCTTCGGAGACTGATCGGTTCTTGAGCTTGGAGATTGAGGAAAAGGAGAATGGTGTGGTTTTGGATCTTGGGTTGGCCCGGAAGATGCTTGACTGGGCGCTTCTGgtttctcctttcttcttttggGGCACGACGATGGTGGTTATGAAGGAGGTGATGCCTAAAACCGGGCCTTTCTTTGTTTCGGCTGTTCGGTTGATCCCTGCTGGAGCTCTGCTGATTGGGTTTGCTGCGATTAGAGGGAGGAAACTGCCTTCTGGTTTTCTTGCTTGGATTTCCATTATCCTTTTTGGGGTTGTTGATGCTGCGTGCTTTCAGGTGGGATGCTgcttttgagaagaaaaaaaatgttgctAAAAATGTAGgcttttatttgaatattatgAGTATTTAGTGCGATTGTTGTTAGAAGTGGTTTGTTTTCTCATCACTGAAGTAATTAATTATGTGAGTTTTAATGTTTGCAGGGGTTTCTTGCTGAGGGTTTGCAGAGAACATCAGCTGGTTTGGGAAGTGTATGCTCTGAAACCTTGGGTCTTTTCTGCTTTAATCTTGTGAATTCTAGTTTGCATGCTTACTATGATGCCGATAAATATTATTATGGGGATTTATGATTGTGTGCCGAGAGAATGATTTTTCCCCCTTATTTGTCTATTATAAGAGTTTAGATGTTCTTATATCACCATTTGGTCCTCTAGTTTCTGTCATTATTTTACTATGGAACTGGAATAATTGTTGGAATTCCCACTTATTCATGAGACTAGCTCATGTCATCAGCCCGCGGAGTTCTAGATTATGCTAAAGCTCCACTTCATTGTTCATCTTTGATCATCTATTGCTAGTTGATGCTTTCTTTGTATGATAGGTTTCACTCTTATAGTGGTGTCTCTTGGTATTCTGTTATTATGTAGTCTTCACTTTATCTTTGGGtggataatatattatttgccTTTGGATGTTCACTGGTAGTATTGTAGGCTAAGGCCACGTTGTTTTTTACTGCTGACCATGCTGTTTACCTGTGTATCTGTGTCTTTGACATTCAGCAAGAATCATGGATTTCTTGtcaaacattagattttatatttttgaaaataatccatatttctcatcttttttttacATTGTCCATTGTAAAAGATATGTTCTTTGATAATTAAAGAAACAGCACCATATTCACATGGTACTTTGAAATTGCAACTTGCAGGTCATCATTGATTCACAGCCTTTGACTGTTGCCATACTTGCATCATTGCTATTTGGTGAGTCAATTGGTGCAATTGGGGCAGCTGGACTTGTTCTTGGTGTTATTGGGCTTATTCTCCTTGAggttaaatgttaaaaaaatggtGAATTTGTGAATTCTTTTTCTGCATAATATCAaaggaatttatttattttgaatgaaatggTTACtgctaatttatgtttttgcatcatatatatataagttattatATCCAATGGAAAGAAATCCTCATACTTAGTTTGAATATCTCATTGATATGGTGTAAttgccttttcttttctttctatgtATTTCACATCGAGTTGGaacatatatttgttatttagtTGAAGCCAAGGACATATTCAACTTTCAATCCTAGGGAATTATGAGGATCATCCTGATAGTAGGTGGTAGCAGGGTAGGTTGGCCAAAACACAAGGCCTTGATCCTCAAAGTGAGTAGATTTAACCAAACTCATTTATACCACCTACCTAATATGTTAGGTATGTCTGGTGTTCTTAAATTAGGAAAGACAAAAAAAGTCAAGCCACTGCTAGGAGAATCTTTACATCTTTTTGATGTTGTCCGTGATGTCTCTTAATTCCTCATATTAACAACTTTGGTGCCTTTATATATTGGAAAAGCTTTTGTCACtacctctattattatttcttttatagtaGGATTCTAGTTGGTCTACTAGAAATTGTTggacaaaaacaaaattgttggacaaaaacaaaagagactAGGATAGGATGAGAAGACTCAAGGATGTAACTCCtgaaataaattaaaggttAATAATTTGTAGGGGATGTCATACTTTTTTGCCCTTCACTTGAATGAGTTTTTTTAAGGTAATGTTTCTAATGAGGCAGTAACCCTTAAATACACTAAGGATTATGTAATTTTTCTCCTTGACTAGGTTTTTATCTTATTGTGTTTTTCCTAATTaggttttaatgaggcataTCCTTTAGTTATAAGCATCCAAAGAGAAGTGTTATGAACAAATGTAGACTATTATGGATGTCTACTAGAACAACTGTTGGCATCGTAGCAATCGATCTTACTGTAGTAACCACACATGTTTTCTTATTACACTAACCATTACTGTAGTAACCACCCATGTTTTTATTAGTTCCACCAGCCAATTCATTTTGAGGCGTTGGATCAAAATAATCTAGATCGTCTATTCATCTGGTGAATGACTAtaaattttctttcatattcttgcatagaagaagtagaagaaaaaggaaaatagaaGCAAGAGTGTTAAGATTCAGAttagttttcttgtgttaatttacTTTAAAATCTTGGTATATatcctttcttctctttatttgcttaataaagagaagaaaggatATTTACCAAGATTTTAAAGTAGATTAGCACAAGGGAAGTACACTGGATAGAATATGAGGGGGTGTTTATAGTCATTCACCAGATGAATGGATGGTCTGAATTATTTCAATCCAATGcttcaaaaataaattggatGGTAGAAACATAGGCGGTTGCTATCGTAACATTTGGTGGAATATTATGGGTGATTGATACAGCAAcaagtgttgctacagtaagcATCCATAATATTCTACAGTTGTTCATAACACTCCCCTTCCTTGGATGCCTGTAACCAAAGGAtatgcctcattaaaaccttaCTAGGAAAAACCCAATGGGATAAAAACCTAGTCAAGGAAAAAAGAGTACATAatccttggtgtatttgagggTTATTGCCTCATTAAAAATTGTCTCAAGAAAACCAATTGGGATAAAAATTGtggcgaagggaaaaagagtGCATCCGCCCCTTCAAATAAATAACCTTTAATTATTTTGGGAGTTATATTCTTGAGTCTTCGATAAGACTTTGATGAATGCACTTGGGGAgtgattttgttaataaatcAGCTTGATTCTCGTTtgattgaatattttaaatttctatgTCACCCATGTTCTAAAGATCATGGGTGTAAAAAGATTACGGTGAGATGTGCTTTGTCTTAACATCCCTAATATAACCtctttttatttgagaaattcaTGCACTATTGTCTTTCATAAGTTATTGTGGCATTTGTTGTAACTGATGGCAATTTGCATGAGGACTGTATATGTCCAATCTTAGATCataaccattggcattcacgGTTTACTTCATGAAGAGCTAGGATTTgagcatgatttgatgaagtagctataagagtttgttttgtagAGCGCCATGAAATAGCTATACATTATAAGTGAATATATATCCGGTTTGAGATCGGCCTCTATAAAGATCAAATAAGTATTCGGTATCAACGAATCCTATGAGGTTGAATGAGAGCACCCGAGGATAAAATAAACCTATAGCTAGTATATCGTTAATTCCTTTCCAATGTCGTTGCGTCGGTGCTCTAATGTATCTCGCAGATAATACAATGCCAGGTATAGCTTTTGCGATAAATCTCCTAGCAAGATACAGCTTAAAgcttaaaaacaaaagagattcTGGATATAGATAAGATGGCTTTGAGGAGCATGTATAAGACATGACATCAGTATAAAATGGGGTGCTCATATTTGCCATCCTTGAATCATTTCTATTAGTcttgtttatgttatttttctgTTATCCTCTGGAGGTCCTATGAATTTTATCATAAAAGTCAGTGTATCATGGATCGTAATAGTGATGTTTTTCCTCTTATTGCTCATTCTAGATACGAATTTAGGAGAAGCATTTTTCTTTGAGCTCCACCAGAATTTATTTGTTATAGTAGGTCCTAGATGACGGTTGATGACGGTTGATGATTTAGTTAATATTAGATGCTAAACAAACCAAGAATTAAATCGAAGAAGAGAACTAGTAATTCATTGATAAATTTAGAGATTAAAAAGTAGTTGttgaaatacaaaatataggTTACCACACTCTATTAAAGCCAAAAAAGGGTTAGGGTCTTATCAACATAACCCCAAAAGAACTATTGCACACTTAAACTAAACTGGGATATACACCATATAATCCATAAGATGAGAATAACCATGAATTATTGAATAATGCTGCTTTACAATTGCATTATTTTGTGCTTGCTCACAAAATACTAGTGAGGCAAATGTTCATAATCATGTCCTGTTTCTGAGAATTTGATCTTGATGGTATCCTCCAGTACTAGCAATGCTTTAGTTATTACAACTGCTCTTTAGTTTTCCTAGTTGAAATCTTCATCTCACAGATATGCTTGAAAGAACAAGATTTGAATTCTTGTCATTAGGGGATATGGTTTAACAAAGCTGCTTGTCGAGTAATGTTGGTAAGTTTATTAATCCAAAGATTTTATGCTGTCTTTGTGTTGTTTAGAAGTTTGAATGTTAAAATGTTTGATGTTTATAACCTTCAATAAATGGGTGTGGATTTTCATGTATAGCTgatttacttaaattttttttttatcacagaGACATTGGTTGGCAATTGGTCTTGGTAAAACTCTGGCTATCAAATGTGCTGTGATATAAGGATCAGATCATTATTCTGTAGTTGGCCTCAAAATATGCCCAACCTAAAGTAATTGCCCTACTGACTCTTGCTGTTATGATGGCAACAGTTTCAGTTATATTGGTTGTTGGACTGAACATCATAAATATGTGGCTGGGTGTGCTTAAGAAAATTTGCCCAAGCTGCATCTGCAAGCTTTATATACAAGGGTTTATGATATGACCAATTGTCAAGTCCTGCTTGTCCAAAGTGGAAAATCCTCCCTTTTAGGAAAACTTTCTGTAGCAATTTATGGAGgaaaatatatagttttgagGTCATCTTGGAGGCTTCATAGTGGTTATATTTCCTCATGCTTCATATGTTGAGCATACTTTATGTTACATGCCTCGAAATCTACATCCTAAGGAAATGGTTAACTTGGACAGTGCAAGCTTTACTTAAGGATAAGCTCTTCATAAGGGATGTTTTTGGGCAAGTTGACAAGTTGCCGAGAAGAAAAGATGCCCCAATTGCAGTCTCCAATACTGTTTTTGTTTCTACATTTTTGGTTTAGGAAGCAGCAATGATCTatttacaatatataaaatgctagagaaaataatagaaatgtGTTGTTTGATAACTATTTCTGATTGAAACATTATTGGTGATTGAAAAGCTTGAGTGACCCGTAAGTTATGGCCAAAATCAGAATTCTGGCATGGCAACCTGAGGTTTATCTGGAATTGCACTTTTACTGACTgctaattatctatatttttccGAACATATTTTATACTTATGCCTCAATTGGTTGATCTCTGCTGTTGTTTGTCACTGATGGTTTGTATGATTAACTATTAGGAATATGCGTATTGGTTTGACTTTATATCACCACAGTTTAGTTTGTCTTGCTACCTTACATTTGAGCACAGCATTGGTCAATGTTCAGGTACCATCACTTTCTTCTGAAGGAAGCAGCTCCATATGGGGCAGTGGGGAATGGTGGATGCTTCTTGCGGCCCAAAGCTCAGCAGTGGGAACTGTTATGATCCGCTGGGTGTCAAAATATTCTGATCCTGTGATGGCAACTGGATGGGTATGCTGCTCTAAACTGAGCAATTTTATTACAAACTAAAGGAAAATTTTAGTTTGACAATAATGTTCAAAATATCTCAAATGTCAAAGCAAAACATGGGGTTGCCTCTTCCATTGCTGAAAAAGAAACTTCCTCTTTAGTAAATGTAGAAACTTGTCCAAGATCATGTTTTCATGTAGTCATGTAGTCATGAAATATGATTCCCTTTATGACAGAATCAATAAATCTAACTAATCCCTCTctctctatcttcttcttcttcttcttcttcatcatcatcatttttttttctgaatacGTTTATGAAGAGAAGGACGTCAAGGTTTTCCTCCAGgcgtatatattatattttgccTTTTGCTTTCATTTATGTAGTTGTTAGTCTAATACTAAGTTTGCAACAGCATATGCTTATTGGAGGGCTTCCTCTGTTGGCAATCTCTATATTGAATAATGACCCTGCTGTGAAAGGGAGTCTTTCAGAGTTTACATCTGGTGATGTCCTAGCTCTTCTGTACACCAGTATATTTGGAAGTGCTGTCAGTTATGGTGTATTCTTCTACAATGCAACTAGAGGTTCTACTCTTCtgtttttacaatatatatatatatatttgacatttAAACTTTATGtcttttttgtttatgaatgcCACAATTTGGTCAATTTATGATCTCTGCTTCATCTAGAATaaggttttttctttattgagatTTGTGTTCAACTTGTCGAAACTTACCGATCATTTGATCTATGTTTCCAATTTTTCTCAGGTAGCTTGACAAAACTGAGCTCACTGACATTTTTAACTCCAATGTTTGCTTCAATATTCGGGTAAGACGATCACCACCATTACGATCAAACATATTGCCATAGTAAGATGCTATTTTACTTGTTACATTTGCTTATCTCAAAATTGAAATCCTCAAAAgatttcttctatttcttctatttatttatttattatatattttgggCTTTAGACCAAGATGAACTTAATGCACTTGCAAGCACAATGTCTCTGGTTTCGTTCGAACTTCTTGTATCTTGCTTCTAAATTTAGTGTGGTATGTTATTAGGTACCTGTACCTGGGAGAAACATTCTCAAATTTGCAACTTCTCGGCGCATTAGTCACCCTCGTTTCTATTTATATGGTCAATTACCGTGATACTGTTAATGAAGAATGAAATTATCATAAAGCAACCGATGCAATTTGTGATAAGTGGATTTCATTTAagtcaaagaaaacaaaatacgAAGGAAATGGTGAAATACGATTGATCGATATCTCTACACTTGCTGACTTGCTGTTACAGCGAAGAATTTGAAGAAGCTCAGCTGTGaatattaaaacatcaaatGGAAGAAGGTTAATGATCTATCTTCCAAAAAGTGGGAAGATTGTGATTTTGCAAATGTAGCCACTTTAGTAACTGATGTCTGCAACATTGTGCATGCATCAATTTCATGTACCAAGTTGACAATGGTTACAATCAGTAAGAAAAGTAGGATTATATATTGGACTTATGaacttattttgttgttgtttttattattaatgaaaaGCTCTGAGTAGATGAGATTTCagcttttttgtttaaaaattaatgtgGTATTGCATTGAGTTCAGATTGCATTCTTTTTTTCAGATTGATTTTGCATGCACAGAAGGAAATGaaggattttttatattttatttgggtatattgtaatattttctttgtatttttttttatcagtcataaatctatgtatttttatctgttacaaatttatatttttttaactgtatttttttaatatcaataaacatttattaatttttttaaattatttttagtatttttttaaatttttttattggaattatatatgagaaaaaaatgtgagataattttgaaaaaataattaattttttataaaattttgggaaaaattcattgctttactctcgataatttcaaaacttcccaaacgtacttgtgagttttgcatacgcccgaacaacccttcctttattgttttcacttcctttttacccctgcagttatgaaattccatcatctcttaaacctttttgtacatcatttttcattcttttttgcattcctttttgcatgtactcatttcttaaagcagaagtctcatttttttaaacagagaactcatttcttaaacagagagttcatttcttaaagcagaaaaactcatttcttaaacatgaaacatcatttttttaaacataaaactcatttttttaaaacaaaaacattaatatttaaacggaaaaacaaatatttacatgataaattaatcccggatataaaaaccaattaatcttggtcactcagtacatatttaaatagaaacaacgatatttaagcactttttttaaagcgtaaagcgcaatatattaagcgaaacatcgatagttaaacaaagacaaacaagcatataaacagagaactcatttctaaagcagagagcttatttttttaaacaaagacctcattttttaaacgtaaaccctcattgagtagggacattgagtatctcatcgtcgacGATCTCGCGTGAACGGCTGAGTCGCCGAGCTCCCGGATCTAGCGAGCGATCTCGAGGTGGCgtcgctcgtgtggggtcttaaaggagaaatctttatcagGGCGTTGGCATCCgattggcgacgttcctcgctgatcggagtggtgaggtcttcgatggcgacgtcggataagacgaAAGTGAACTCgaaacggaaccattctcgactgcagagaccgcaacatggatagcaataagGTTAGGGTTAGGAATCATTctggggtttggatccatggtgcctaagtcggtgacgggaacggagggaggaagcggtgccgatgagggttcgatctcgccgtcttcgtcttcgtcttcatcttcatcgtcttccctgtcgtcgacctcatctctttcatcttcttcgtccaTCGACCCTGGGGAAGACCGCGacgctcctcgtcgtcgagcgaaggcatcgaaaggttgcactcgtacatatttaaatagaaacaacgatatttaagcactttttttaaacgtaaacgcaatatattaaaagc is a window from the Dioscorea cayenensis subsp. rotundata cultivar TDr96_F1 chromosome 2, TDr96_F1_v2_PseudoChromosome.rev07_lg8_w22 25.fasta, whole genome shotgun sequence genome containing:
- the LOC120275970 gene encoding WAT1-related protein At3g02690, chloroplastic isoform X1; the protein is MMSTLSNSLLFLPPNFQRIPPTPHVSIVNFHSRVRSRSRQPKTLVFCSTTSSEKPAPSNPTMGSDVEAVPSETDRFLSLEIEEKENGVVLDLGLARKMLDWALLVSPFFFWGTTMVVMKEVMPKTGPFFVSAVRLIPAGALLIGFAAIRGRKLPSGFLAWISIILFGVVDAACFQGFLAEGLQRTSAGLGSVIIDSQPLTVAILASLLFGESIGAIGAAGLVLGVIGLILLEVPSLSSEGSSSIWGSGEWWMLLAAQSSAVGTVMIRWVSKYSDPVMATGWHMLIGGLPLLAISILNNDPAVKGSLSEFTSGDVLALLYTSIFGSAVSYGVFFYNATRGSLTKLSSLTFLTPMFASIFGYLYLGETFSNLQLLGALVTLVSIYMVNYRDTVNEE
- the LOC120275970 gene encoding WAT1-related protein At3g02690, chloroplastic isoform X2; amino-acid sequence: MMSTLSNSLLFLPPNFQRIPPTPHVSIVNFHSRVRSRSRQPKTLVFCSTTSSEKPAPSNPTMGSDVEAVPSETDRFLSLEIEEKENGVVLDLGLARKMLDWALLVSPFFFWGTTMVVMKEVMPKTGPFFVSAVRLIPAGALLIGFAAIRGRKLPSGFLAWISIILFGVVDAACFQGFLAEGLQRTSAGLGSVIIDSQPLTVAILASLLFALVNVQVPSLSSEGSSSIWGSGEWWMLLAAQSSAVGTVMIRWVSKYSDPVMATGWHMLIGGLPLLAISILNNDPAVKGSLSEFTSGDVLALLYTSIFGSAVSYGVFFYNATRGSLTKLSSLTFLTPMFASIFGYLYLGETFSNLQLLGALVTLVSIYMVNYRDTVNEE